One Nicotiana tomentosiformis chromosome 4, ASM39032v3, whole genome shotgun sequence genomic window carries:
- the LOC138909980 gene encoding uncharacterized protein: MRTSSEATPYMLVYDTEAVIPAEVEISSLRVIQEETLDDVEWIWVRQKQLMLIDEKRMDAVCHGQLYQNMMVSEFNKRVKPCQFAQGQLVLKKIFSHQEEAKGKFAQTGKVLTWSTEHCLVEL; the protein is encoded by the coding sequence ATGAGAACATCTAGTGAGGCAAcgccatacatgttggtatatgaCACTGAAGCAGTGATACCTGCAGAAGTCGAAATCTCATCCTTAAGAGTCATCCAAGAAGAAACATTGGACGACGTAGAGTGGATATGGGTCAGGCAAAaacaactcatgctcattgatgaGAAAAGAATGGATGCAGTATGTCATGGACAGTTATACCAGAACATGATGGTTAGTGAATTTAACAAAAGAGTGAAGCCTTGCCAATTCGCACAAGGGCAGTTGGTTCTGAAGAAAATCTTTTCCCATCAAGAGGAAGCTAAAGGGAAGTTTGCACAAACTGGCAAAGTCCTTACGTGGTCCACAGAGCACTGTCTGGTGGAGCTCTAA